Below is a genomic region from Bacillota bacterium.
TGGGTGCAGCTTTCAGAAATAAGCACTCGCGAGCCATTTTTTAATCTTTCTATCTGCTTTACGCCCTTGACAAAAGCTTTGATATCGCCTTTATATCTCGCAAAAAGAACCGAAAAACCTGTTAGCTTAATATTTTTAGGCACCACAGAACTTACATATTTGAACGCCTGTGAATCTGTCACGACAAGACTTATATCTTTTAAATCCACAAGTGCGGATTCAAGCTCTAAATCGCGTACAACATAAGATTTTATACCGTGGTCGAGGCAGTCACGAATAAGCTGAACCTGCGGCAAAATGATCCTGCCCTTAGGTGCTTCCGAGTCGACCGGAACAACCAATATGACCTTACTGCCAGATGGTAACAAATCACCTAATATGGTCTCATCTGCCTCACCAGTACTGAGCTTCTCAATCAATATATCTTTAAACTTCAAAATACTTTCACTGTCAAACACAGACAAAAATACAGCCTCAGGATACTTATCTTTAAGATTTTTAAGTACGGCATCAGAAACAATATCGGTTTTACTTATAACTAAAACATAAGGAATGCTGTACTTTTTAAAATCCTCTTTTGCCAAATTAAAAGCTTCTTCATCCGCATTTTCCGCATCCATCACATAAACAGCAAAATCCGTCCGCTGAAGCACCTTTTTAGTCTGTTTCATTCTAACTTCACCGAGTTCACTGTCGTCGCATAACCCAGCCGTGTCGATAAAAACCACAGGGCCAAACGGTATAAGCTCCATAGCCTTGGTTACCGGGTCAGTCGTAGTTCCCTTAACAGCCGATACGATCGAAACCTCCTGCCCGATAATCGCATTGAGCAGAGAGGATTTGCCGGAATTGGTGTTGCCGAAGATCGCTATATGTTTTCTGTTTGCGTTTGGTGTTGTGTTCATAGGCTTTTACAGGTATAAATCCCGTTCTCCCTTCTTTAATTTTTCCATTTCAGCTGTAACCAAAGTTCTGACTTTTTCGTTTGGTATCTCTTTTATCTGGTCATATACAAAAGGCAAAGCCAAATCGGAAGTTTCCTTGCCGCCGTAATCATATACATACTCCATCAAAGTCATAAGCGCGTTTGGAAGACAGCAGTTTTGTATCTGCCCCGTTTTCGCAAGGCTCATAAATCTGTCTCCAGTGCGCCCCTTTCTGTAACAGCCAGTACAGAAGCTCGGAATATAGTGAAGCTTTAAAAGCCAGTTCACAACCTCATTTAAGGTTCTTGTATCATTAACATCAAACTGTGCCGTGTTGTCCTCTTCAGGTTCCGGTTCAGCATATCCGCCGACGCTGGTTTTTGATCCGCCGCTGATCTGAGAAATGCCAAGATCGAGCACCCGTTCACGCATTTTTTTCGATTCACGGGTTGACATGATCATGCCGGTATACGGAACGGCAATGCGGATAACTGCGACAATTTTAGCGAAAATATCATCCGGCACTGCATTTGAAAAAGTATGCGGGTCAATATCATCAGCCGGACGTATACGCGGTACGCTTATCGTATGAGGGCCTACACCCATAGCGGCCTCAAGATGCTCAGCATGCATCAAAAGCCCTACAAAATCATATCTGTATAAATTAAGCCCGAATAATACACCGACACCCACATCGTCTATTCCGCCTTCCATTGCCCTGTCCATCGCTTCAGTATGGTAGGCGTAGTCATGCTTCGGTCCCGTCGGATGGAGTTGTTCATAGCTTTTTTTATTGTATGTCTCTTGAAACAATACGTAAGTGCCGATTCCCGCTTCCTTCAATTTTCGGTAATTTTCAACCGTCGTTGCGGCAATATTTACGTTTACGCGGCGGATAGCGCCGTTTTTATGCTTTATGCTGTAAATTGTTTTAATGCTTTCAAGTATATATTCGATCGGATTATTTACGGGGTCCTCGCCAGTTTCCAAAGCAAGACGTTTGTGACCCATGTCCTGCAGTGCAATAACCTCATGGGCTATTTCTTCCTGCGTCAGCTTTTTGCGGCATATATGCTTATTTTTTGCATGATACGGGCAGTAGACGCAGCCATTGATGCAATAATTTGAAAGGTAAAGCGGAGCAAATAAAACAATGCGGTTACCATAGATACTCTGTTTTATTTTTTTAGCGAGCTTAAATATTTTTTCGTTCTGCTCAGGCAGATCGCATTCAAGCAGAACAGCCGCTTCCCTGTGTGAAAGACCTTTGCAGTTCTCGGCGCGTTCTATCAGGCTTTCTATCAAGTCTTTATTGTGTTTGTTCTTTTGCGCATACTCAAGCGTGTCAAGAATTTCTCCGTCATCAATGAATTCAGTTGCTGTTTTCGATTTTGGATTATACATTTAATTTACCCTTTCACTATTTTTATATCTTAAAATCACCGCGGGACATGTCAGGAGAAAGACCGCAGCTTTTTATCCTGAGTGAAATACAATTCAGACACTCGGCCGCTTCCTCTCCAGTACATATCTTTCCGTCATACAAGCTATATTTTTTTCTAACAGATACCGGTGACAAATTCGGCATTAGTACATTCGCCCCCGCCATAAGCCCCATTTCCCTGCCCTTGGGCGTTATCGTGCCAAGCGCAGTTGTAGCAGGAAGAAGCACGTTTGGCAGTAGCAGGCGGATTACCGCCAGAAGCAGCACCGTTTTTTCAGCCGTTCCGCTCTTCTCATTTGCAAGAGGAGTGTCTTTCTGCGGGATAAACGGCCCGATCCCGACCATATGCGGCGATAGTTCCTTTAAAAATACTAGATCTTCGACTAAGTCCTCATCAGTCTGTCCGGGAAGCCCAACCATGAAACCCGCTCCTACCTGATAGCCGATCTCTTTTAAGTCGTAAAGGCACTGCTTTCTGTTAGAGAGACTCATTTCCTCGTGAAGCTGGTTATATAACCGTCCAGACGCTGTTTCGTGGCGAAGAAGATACCTGTCCGCCCCCGCATCAAAAAGGCGCTGATAGCTGTTTTTGGGCCTCTCGCCAACCGATAACGTGACAGCCGCATCGGGATATCTTGCCTTAATTTCAGAAACAAGCCCGCAAAGCCTGTCGTCCGTAAAATAATCATCTTCGCCGCCCTGTAGCACAAAGGTTCTAAACCCAAGCCTGTATCCGTTTTCACAGCAGGACAAAATTTCGTCATTAGATAATCTATAGCGATCTGCGTTCTTATTAGCAGCCCTGATGCCGCAGTATCTGCAGTTTCTCTTGCACATGTTTGTAAATTCAATCAGCCCTCTGAGATATACAGCGTTACCGTAATGCCGTCGGCGGGCCTGCATAGCTTGTCCAAACAAATACTGCTTATCATCTTCTGTAATATTTGAAATGAGATTTAAAAATTCTTCCCTGTCTAGCGTACTATTCAGGGTTAATTTATCAATTATATTTTTCTTGTTTTACTCCTAGATCTCCTTTTTTGAAACGGCCGTTTTAACGGAAATGTGCGGGATATTTCCAAGCTTTCCTGTCAAACTGTTAATTTCATCAAGTGAGCCTACAACAGTCAGCGCAACTACGCCTATCTGCCCTTCCTCAAACGGGATTCCCATTCTGCCGCGGATAATACCTTTAAATTCTGATACTATACTGTTAAAAGAATTCTGACACAACTCCGGCTCTTCAAGTATTGCACTTATAACTGCAACCTTTTTCATAAAACACCTCTTTTAAAAATAAAAAAACTTTCCTTGTAAAAGGAAAGTTAATATGCAACAAAACACCCTCTGCATGCAGAAAGCTCCGCCTATTAATCCTTCCTTTCAAATCAGACATATCTTCTTTGTCAGGTTGTGATACTTTTTAAAAACAGTCCGGCAAAGAACAACCTCTGTCAGACTGAATTCATTTGTTATAATTTTAACAAGTTTACTGTGATAAGTCAATAATAAATTATAGATGTATGATTTCCGTCATTATTTTTTCAGTTAAAACAGGCTTATCATCCTCAAACCTCAATGTAAATTGTCTTTCTTTCTGCAAAGCGCCTGATAATATACTTTCACTTAGATAGTCGGTTATGCGTTGTTGTATTGCACGTTTTAACGGACGTGCACCGTATTCTTTTGTAAAATTATTTTTTTTGAGTCCTGAAATTACGCTTTCATCAAAAATAACGTTATAGCCGCGTTCAGCAAGTCTGTTTTTAACATCCGATACAAGCTTTTCGACGATTTTTGTCACTGTCGTTTCATCAAGCTGAGAAAATACAACTATCTCATCTATTCGATTAATGAATTCAGGTCTGAAAAAACGCTTTAGTTCTGCTGTGACATCGCTTTTAATAACTTTCTGTGCTGTTTCAAACGTATCCTCACCGCTTGAAAATCCTGGCTTTCTGCTTCCAGTTATCTGCCGGGCGCCAATATTTGACGTCATTATAATTATTGTATTTTTAAAATCGGTCCTTTTACCGTGTGAATCAGTAAGACTGCCGCTGTCAAGTATCTGCAAAAACACGTTGAATACATCTGGGTGAGCTTTTTCGATTTCATCAAGCAAAATGACAGCATATGGCCTGTGGCGTATTATTTTTGTGAGCTGCCCTCCCTCGTCATAGCCTACATATCCCGGAGGCGAACCGATAAGCTTGGACGCATTATGGCTTTCCATATATTCAGACATATCAAGCCTGATAAGGGCATTTTCATCTGCAAACAAAGCAGCTGCAAGGGCTCGGGCAAGCTCAGTCTTTCCGACGCCAGTCGGCCCTAAGAACATAAACGAGCCTATCGGTCTTTCTTCATCAGCAAGACCTGCCCTTCCGCGTCTGACAGCACGCGCAACCGCACTGACTGCCTCGTCTTGACCTATTACGCGCTTCTTAAGCTCATCCTCAAGAGATAAAAGCCGCTGATTTTCGCTTTCACGAAGTTTAGAAACCGGAATTTTGACCCATCTTGCAACTATATCTGCAATGTCATCCTGAGCAATTTCAAGCGGCCTTTGCTCCATATCAAATTTCCATTTTTCTTTTCTGTAAGACAGCTCATTTCTAAGCCTTCTTTCGGTATCCCGAAGCCTTGCAGCGCTTTCAAAATCCTGCTTGACGGCAGCAGAATTTTTATCTTTTGTCAGCTGATTTATAGTATTTTCTATTTTAATAATTTCTGGCGGAAAAACCATTGTAGAAAGTCTTTTTGCTGATGACGCCTCATCAATCAGATCTATAGCTTTATCAGGCAGGTATCTGTCATGTATATACCTCTTTGATAAATAAACTGCCTCGCTAATCGCCTC
It encodes:
- the hydF gene encoding [FeFe] hydrogenase H-cluster maturation GTPase HydF, which encodes MNTTPNANRKHIAIFGNTNSGKSSLLNAIIGQEVSIVSAVKGTTTDPVTKAMELIPFGPVVFIDTAGLCDDSELGEVRMKQTKKVLQRTDFAVYVMDAENADEEAFNLAKEDFKKYSIPYVLVISKTDIVSDAVLKNLKDKYPEAVFLSVFDSESILKFKDILIEKLSTGEADETILGDLLPSGSKVILVVPVDSEAPKGRIILPQVQLIRDCLDHGIKSYVVRDLELESALVDLKDISLVVTDSQAFKYVSSVVPKNIKLTGFSVLFARYKGDIKAFVKGVKQIERLKNGSRVLISESCTHNHSHEDIGRVKIPRLLRAHTGKELDFDFRMGLDFPENLSDYDLIIHCGSCMLGKKLMQTRIDICEEAGVPITNYGVILAYLNGILDRSLEIFGL
- the hydG gene encoding [FeFe] hydrogenase H-cluster radical SAM maturase HydG, with the protein product MYNPKSKTATEFIDDGEILDTLEYAQKNKHNKDLIESLIERAENCKGLSHREAAVLLECDLPEQNEKIFKLAKKIKQSIYGNRIVLFAPLYLSNYCINGCVYCPYHAKNKHICRKKLTQEEIAHEVIALQDMGHKRLALETGEDPVNNPIEYILESIKTIYSIKHKNGAIRRVNVNIAATTVENYRKLKEAGIGTYVLFQETYNKKSYEQLHPTGPKHDYAYHTEAMDRAMEGGIDDVGVGVLFGLNLYRYDFVGLLMHAEHLEAAMGVGPHTISVPRIRPADDIDPHTFSNAVPDDIFAKIVAVIRIAVPYTGMIMSTRESKKMRERVLDLGISQISGGSKTSVGGYAEPEPEEDNTAQFDVNDTRTLNEVVNWLLKLHYIPSFCTGCYRKGRTGDRFMSLAKTGQIQNCCLPNALMTLMEYVYDYGGKETSDLALPFVYDQIKEIPNEKVRTLVTAEMEKLKKGERDLYL
- the hydE gene encoding [FeFe] hydrogenase H-cluster radical SAM maturase HydE, with the protein product MIDKLTLNSTLDREEFLNLISNITEDDKQYLFGQAMQARRRHYGNAVYLRGLIEFTNMCKRNCRYCGIRAANKNADRYRLSNDEILSCCENGYRLGFRTFVLQGGEDDYFTDDRLCGLVSEIKARYPDAAVTLSVGERPKNSYQRLFDAGADRYLLRHETASGRLYNQLHEEMSLSNRKQCLYDLKEIGYQVGAGFMVGLPGQTDEDLVEDLVFLKELSPHMVGIGPFIPQKDTPLANEKSGTAEKTVLLLAVIRLLLPNVLLPATTALGTITPKGREMGLMAGANVLMPNLSPVSVRKKYSLYDGKICTGEEAAECLNCISLRIKSCGLSPDMSRGDFKI
- a CDS encoding iron-only hydrogenase system regulator, which translates into the protein MKKVAVISAILEEPELCQNSFNSIVSEFKGIIRGRMGIPFEEGQIGVVALTVVGSLDEINSLTGKLGNIPHISVKTAVSKKEI
- a CDS encoding ATP-dependent Clp protease ATP-binding subunit; translated protein: MTNRFTESAQLILNSALDIAQDMGHSHIGTEHLLLALSKGKDAASSALNSVGATFEKIQNAVYEMNGVSAEPSYITVSDMSPRLKIIIELSISEAISSSHIYIGTGHLLRAIISDGDNIAYRILQNLDVDLQKLYDNAIPVVNEPKEKKHTQQKPGTALNQFGRDLSELAAKGMLDPVIGREKEEQRVLEILTRRTKNNPCIIGEPGVGKTAVVEGMALRIHEGGVPIVMKQKRIISLDLAAMIAGAKYRGEFEERLKSVLEEAMNNRDIILFIDELHSIVGAGAAEGSIDAAGILKPILARGDIQIIGATTLDEYQKYIERDAALERRFQPVTVEEPTPEECVSILMGLRPKYEKHHNVKITDEAISEAVYLSKRYIHDRYLPDKAIDLIDEASSAKRLSTMVFPPEIIKIENTINQLTKDKNSAAVKQDFESAARLRDTERRLRNELSYRKEKWKFDMEQRPLEIAQDDIADIVARWVKIPVSKLRESENQRLLSLEDELKKRVIGQDEAVSAVARAVRRGRAGLADEERPIGSFMFLGPTGVGKTELARALAAALFADENALIRLDMSEYMESHNASKLIGSPPGYVGYDEGGQLTKIIRHRPYAVILLDEIEKAHPDVFNVFLQILDSGSLTDSHGKRTDFKNTIIIMTSNIGARQITGSRKPGFSSGEDTFETAQKVIKSDVTAELKRFFRPEFINRIDEIVVFSQLDETTVTKIVEKLVSDVKNRLAERGYNVIFDESVISGLKKNNFTKEYGARPLKRAIQQRITDYLSESILSGALQKERQFTLRFEDDKPVLTEKIMTEIIHL